From one Silurus meridionalis isolate SWU-2019-XX chromosome 23, ASM1480568v1, whole genome shotgun sequence genomic stretch:
- the cnstb gene encoding consortin, connexin sorting protein b isoform X2, whose translation MGDPKPEEYTRGNYDPILPCSSPETIPSSDLFASHENQDKLIIIGGFDLVVEKTHIMKNNPEKKYEKNSKRVSSDTTESGNSTPGPSPAFVAALSTLGEHNDHMLLPRSLHQIAEAYFLEEDYQWAIQFLNLEMLYHERLLSNLASMQRDWDSHWKTVSQAKNRSPVNTHSTEAETKCMSSLSRICRTHQRPNCSVEKVSKLSIKVGEQTSSINSTKMKEWTEQTPEDEARESDESLYPSQSLMKEVEEKEATRLIEVEETFPSNGLISILKKRPDESGPANPSAPRGSSKLKVRFSETDSFLDNDEVGEDSCLFFLVLCLVMVAISMGGTMLFCFLGGAYSNICTDFSHNMDLFFSLTRWVEDILTHWFIPASS comes from the exons ATGGGAGATCCCAAACCAGAAGAGTACACGAGAGGAAACTATGATCCTATTCTTCCCTGTTCTAGTCCAGAAACCATCCCCAGTTCAGACCTCTTTGCTTCTCATGAAAATCAAGACAAGTTGATAATAATAGGAGGTTTCGATTTGGTGgtagaaaaaacacacattatgaAGAACAACCCAGAAAAGAAATATGAGAAGAACAGCAAAAGGGTTTCCTCAGATACTACTGAATCAG GTAACAGTACTCCAGGGCCCAGCCCTGCATTTGTGGCCGCATTAAGCACTCTGGGTGAACACAACGATCACATGCTCTTGCCTCGCTCATTACATCAG ATAGCAGAAGCATATTTTCTTGAAGAGGACT ATCAGTGGGCAATTCAGTTCCTGAATTTGGAGATGTTATATCATGAGAGACTGCTTTCCAACTTGGCCTCCATGCAGAGGGACTGGG ACTCCCACTGGAAGACTGTCTCTCAAGCCAAAAATCGTTCTCCTGTAAATACCCACTCTACCGAGGCTGAAACAAAATGCATGAGCTCCCTGAGTCGCATCTGCCGAACACACCAAAG ACCTAATTGCAGTGTTGAAAAG GTATCCAAGCTGAGCATAAAAGTAGGAGAGCAGACAAGTTCAATAAATTCCACTAAAATGAAGGAGTGGACTGAACAGACACCAGAAGATGAGGCGAGGGAGAGCGACGAATCTCTATACCCATCTCAAAGTTTGATGAAGGAGGTTGAAGAGAAAGAAGCCACCAGGCTCATTGAAGTTGAGGAG ACCTTTCCTTCTAACGGTCTCATCTCCATCTTGAAGAAGAGGCCAGATGAATCTGGTCCGGCTAATCCCTCTGCACCCAGAGGCTCTTCTAAACTCAAAGTCCGTTTTAGTGAGACAGATTCCTTCCTGGACAATG ATGAAGTGGGTGAAGACTCCTGTTTGTTCTTCCTTGTCCTGTGCCTGGTAATGGTGGCCATCAGCATGGGTGGGACCATGCTCTTCTGCTTCCTGGGTGGGGCTTATTCAAACATTTGCACAGATTTCTCGCACAACATGGACCTTTTCTTCAGTTTGACACGCTGGGTGGAGGACATTCTCACACACTGGTTCATTCCTGCGTCATCATAG
- the cnstb gene encoding consortin, connexin sorting protein b isoform X1, translating to MGDPKPEEYTRGNYDPILPCSSPETIPSSDLFASHENQDKLIIIGGFDLVVEKTHIMKNNPEKKYEKNSKRVSSDTTESGNSTPGPSPAFVAALSTLGEHNDHMLLPRSLHQIAEAYFLEEDYQWAIQFLNLEMLYHERLLSNLASMQRDWDSHWKTVSQAKNRSPVNTHSTEAETKCMSSLSRICRTHQRPNCSVEKQVSKLSIKVGEQTSSINSTKMKEWTEQTPEDEARESDESLYPSQSLMKEVEEKEATRLIEVEETFPSNGLISILKKRPDESGPANPSAPRGSSKLKVRFSETDSFLDNDEVGEDSCLFFLVLCLVMVAISMGGTMLFCFLGGAYSNICTDFSHNMDLFFSLTRWVEDILTHWFIPASS from the exons ATGGGAGATCCCAAACCAGAAGAGTACACGAGAGGAAACTATGATCCTATTCTTCCCTGTTCTAGTCCAGAAACCATCCCCAGTTCAGACCTCTTTGCTTCTCATGAAAATCAAGACAAGTTGATAATAATAGGAGGTTTCGATTTGGTGgtagaaaaaacacacattatgaAGAACAACCCAGAAAAGAAATATGAGAAGAACAGCAAAAGGGTTTCCTCAGATACTACTGAATCAG GTAACAGTACTCCAGGGCCCAGCCCTGCATTTGTGGCCGCATTAAGCACTCTGGGTGAACACAACGATCACATGCTCTTGCCTCGCTCATTACATCAG ATAGCAGAAGCATATTTTCTTGAAGAGGACT ATCAGTGGGCAATTCAGTTCCTGAATTTGGAGATGTTATATCATGAGAGACTGCTTTCCAACTTGGCCTCCATGCAGAGGGACTGGG ACTCCCACTGGAAGACTGTCTCTCAAGCCAAAAATCGTTCTCCTGTAAATACCCACTCTACCGAGGCTGAAACAAAATGCATGAGCTCCCTGAGTCGCATCTGCCGAACACACCAAAG ACCTAATTGCAGTGTTGAAAAG CAGGTATCCAAGCTGAGCATAAAAGTAGGAGAGCAGACAAGTTCAATAAATTCCACTAAAATGAAGGAGTGGACTGAACAGACACCAGAAGATGAGGCGAGGGAGAGCGACGAATCTCTATACCCATCTCAAAGTTTGATGAAGGAGGTTGAAGAGAAAGAAGCCACCAGGCTCATTGAAGTTGAGGAG ACCTTTCCTTCTAACGGTCTCATCTCCATCTTGAAGAAGAGGCCAGATGAATCTGGTCCGGCTAATCCCTCTGCACCCAGAGGCTCTTCTAAACTCAAAGTCCGTTTTAGTGAGACAGATTCCTTCCTGGACAATG ATGAAGTGGGTGAAGACTCCTGTTTGTTCTTCCTTGTCCTGTGCCTGGTAATGGTGGCCATCAGCATGGGTGGGACCATGCTCTTCTGCTTCCTGGGTGGGGCTTATTCAAACATTTGCACAGATTTCTCGCACAACATGGACCTTTTCTTCAGTTTGACACGCTGGGTGGAGGACATTCTCACACACTGGTTCATTCCTGCGTCATCATAG